The following nucleotide sequence is from Acidimicrobiia bacterium.
CGTCGATCAGTGGATGATTCCCGTCGTAGCCTTTCGGAGGGCGAACCAGCGAATCGCCGGTCAGCGCAAACACATCGGTGAAGCGCGTGCCGCGCGTTGCCCTCTTCCAGTCGGCGGGGTGGTCGGCTATCTGCTGCCGAATCTGATAGGCAGCCTTGGTCTCCGGTCTCCACAGGCCGACCCCGAGGAAGCATTCGCCCGGTTGAAGATGCAGATAGAAGCCGGGGGCGTGGGCATCCTTGCCGGCAATGTGGCGGAACTGCATTCCCGTGTTCGGCTTGTAAGGCGTTTTGTCTTTGCTGAACCGCGTATCTCGCTGGATTCTGAAAAGCGAACCACCAACGGTCCTGGAGTCGGCTACGAAGTTATCTGAGATCTTTGCCAATGGGCCGGCGAAATCGGTTATGAAGTCGAGCGCCGGTTCACGCACATATTGCTCGTAGTCAGACTGATGGGCCTTGAACCAATCCCGGTCGTTGTTTTGAGCGAGGTCGCGGAGGAATGCGAAGAGCTTGGGGGTGAAATATCTGCTACCCATCCGGGAAACATACCCTTCAAGGAGCGCCTTTGTCTCTTCGATAAGTACTTGTATGTCGACGCACCGGGCGGCAACGTCGACGGGTGCACAACTTGAACGGAGCCGGCGCAATGGTGGCGATCTTCCGCAATTCTGCGGATGAACCTATGAGTCGCCGCCTGCGCTATGAGCAGGCCATTGCGGCGTGCGCCCATTCACTCCTGACCACCGATGAGTCATCCGCACTCGAGGTGGCGGCGCGGGCGTTGCTGTCTGCGACCGAAGCCCAGTATCTGTTCATCGATCGCAACGTAGAGGACGCTGAAATCGGTTTTGCCGCCGAGAACGTCATCACCGTCTCTGCCGATGGGCGCGATGGTGTCGGTCTGGACGGCTGGAAGATGGTCTCGTGGTCGACCATGCCGGCCGCCCGTGAGGCGTTGTCGGCGGGCGAACCGTTCATGTACAGGGTCGAAGCTCTCGCCGGGAGCGAGCGCGATCAACACTTCGACGGATTCACCGACGAAGTCCTGAAGATCCCGATTCTGATCGCCGGCGAGTGGGTAGGTCACATGGGGATCGCCGCCGCTCGCGGCCTGTCGTGGAGCGATGACGAAGTCGCCCTGCTCGGCGCGGCCACGCAGATGGTTGGTGCCTTCTGGGAGCGTCACACGACCAGATATCAGCTGGAAGCGGCTCTCGCTGCATCGGACCGTCAGCTCAGATATCAGCGTGCGCTCGCCATTTGTGCGCGAGAGTTGTTGCTCGGTCCGGATGAGTCGGCACTCGAGCGGGCCGTTGAAGCGATGCGGGACGCTTCCGGTTCTTCGTTCGGGTTTGTTGATGTCGTCGAGAACGATCCGACAACCGGCCCGACCCTCGTCAAGTTGCTGACCTCTGTTGCGCCCGGGGTCGAAGTAACTGCGGACGATTATGAGTACTGGAAGCGAGTACCGCTTGCCCGGATCCCATCCGCCTGGGCTCGACTCCGGGACGGGTGCCCTTATAGCCATGGTCTGGGTTCGATCAACGAGGCGGATCGAGCCTGGTACGAGAATGCACCCACTCCTCGGATCTCGGATCTCAAGCTGCCGATCAGTGTCGACGGGGCTCTGGCCGGAGTCATCGGGTTCTCCCACGCGGCAAGCCACCAGGAGTGGGGCGAGGATGAATTGGAGCTTCTCCAGGCCGGTGCGCGGATGATCGCCGCTCACTGGGAACGTGAGGCCGCCCACGCTCGATTGACCGAGCTCGTGGCCTCCAAGGACGAGTTCGTGGCGGGCGTTAGTCACGAACTGAGGACGCCGTTGACTGCCGTCGTCGGTCTCGCGCAGGAGCTCAGGGACCACCTCACGTCATTCACGAACGACGAGATCGCCGAATTCGTTGCGCTCATTGCCCAGCAGGGAACCGATGTTGCGCACATCGTCGAGGACCTCCTGGTGGCCGCCCGCGCCGATATCGACGGAGTGACGGTGGTCCCGCAGCCGGTGCAACTGGTCGATGAGCTGGCCGCCATCCTGGTCGGCCTCTCCGAACTCAAGGCATCACGGGTGGGCGTCACCGGTAACACCGTGAAGGTGGACGCCGACCCGGCCCGGTTCCGCCAGGTCGTTCGCAATCTGGTCACCAACGCGCTTCGGTACGGCGGGCCACACATCGAGGTCGTGCTCTCCAAATCTGACGCGCATGGGATCCTCGAAGTTCGCGACGACGGTCCGGGCATTCCCGAGGAGCACCGGACGGCGGTCTTCGATGCCTATCACCGTGCGCACGATCCGAAAGGACAACCGGCTTCGGTTGGGCTAGGGCTCACGGTGAGCCGTCACCTCGCCCGTCTCATGGGTGGTGAGCTCGACTACCGCTTCGAAGACGGGTGGAGTGTCTTCTCGCTCAGGCTTCCGCGTTCTGTGGAGTGATCCGTCGCGGTTTTGTGCCCGCCTCGCCGTGGAAGACCAGGAGGACTGGCGAGCCCCGGGTGCGAGAACACCCGGGGCTCCTGGTTGGGTTGGGCAGCGCTCAGGCGCTTGTATCGGCAGCGTCATCGGGTTGTGGACCGAAGTGCCCGCCGCCCCTCGGGCCGAAGCCTCGGCGACCCTCGAAGCCGTCCGGCAGCTCACCGTTCACCATATCGGTGATGCGTTCGGTGATCTCCACGACTTTCTCGTCGGCTTCCTGCTGGGTGATCCGCTCGTCGGCGACGGCTTGATTCAGGCGGTCTGTAGCCTCTGCGACGAGGGCGTCGATCACGGCCCCGGTCTTCTCCGCACCGGCTAGGTCGGCGATCGACTGCCCGTCACGAAGCGCTTCCGCCAGGTCTGCTACGTCGATCTCGAGGAGGCCGGCCACCGTCTCGAGATGTCCGCCGCCGCCACGGTGGTGGCCGAAGCGATTCAGCGGCCCGCGCTCCCGGATTCGATCAGCCACCACGTCGGCTTGTTCCTGGGTGATGACTCCTTCACCGACGAGTTCACCGAGCACATCTTCGAGCGTCCCGGCGGTTTCTTCGACGGCCTCGTCCTCCTGTGCCACAGCAGTGGTCGGAGCGAGTACGGCCGCGCCGGCTGATATGCCGATTGCGGCGACTGCGCCTACCACCAGGGTTGCGAGAGTCTTTCGCATGTTGGGTCTCCTTTCAAGAGCCTCTACCGACATGATCGAAGGCACTCGTTAGGAAACGGTGAAGTGGACTGAAGAAGCACCTGAGAAAGACTCAGCCGGAGTCAGGAGCCATGTTGCCGAGATCCCACTCGCCGTCTGTGAAGAGGCGGGGCGTCAACATCCAGGCGAGTTCCCCACGCCCTGGTTCGGCAAGTTCCCAGGATGGAAGGTCGATGGCGACGGCGGATCCGGTCGTGACCCTGACTCGACCACCACCGATCAGCACGCCCGCCGTGGTCGACCAGGTTGGTTCGTGTCCCACGAGCATGAGACGAGCAACATCGTCGGCCGTGTCGGTGACGATGCTCAAGACCGATCCGGCGGATGTCCCGTACAGCTCGTCGGTGATCCGGATTTCGCAGTTCCATCCACCCGTATCTGCCGCCAGGAAGGCGGTCGACTGGGCCCTGAGGGCAGATGACGAAACCACCAGATCCGGAGTCTGATCCGAACGAGCCAGTGCAACCCCGATTGCTCTGGCGGCAGCCATCCCGCGCTCGTTCAAGGGCCGCGAATGGTCGGAAC
It contains:
- a CDS encoding DUF2461 domain-containing protein encodes the protein MGSRYFTPKLFAFLRDLAQNNDRDWFKAHQSDYEQYVREPALDFITDFAGPLAKISDNFVADSRTVGGSLFRIQRDTRFSKDKTPYKPNTGMQFRHIAGKDAHAPGFYLHLQPGECFLGVGLWRPETKAAYQIRQQIADHPADWKRATRGTRFTDVFALTGDSLVRPPKGYDGNHPLIDDLKRKDFIASTRLTQSQLTSDQLMEDVTDYCRRGAPFMKFLCEAVGVPF
- a CDS encoding HAMP domain-containing sensor histidine kinase; the encoded protein is MSRRLRYEQAIAACAHSLLTTDESSALEVAARALLSATEAQYLFIDRNVEDAEIGFAAENVITVSADGRDGVGLDGWKMVSWSTMPAAREALSAGEPFMYRVEALAGSERDQHFDGFTDEVLKIPILIAGEWVGHMGIAAARGLSWSDDEVALLGAATQMVGAFWERHTTRYQLEAALAASDRQLRYQRALAICARELLLGPDESALERAVEAMRDASGSSFGFVDVVENDPTTGPTLVKLLTSVAPGVEVTADDYEYWKRVPLARIPSAWARLRDGCPYSHGLGSINEADRAWYENAPTPRISDLKLPISVDGALAGVIGFSHAASHQEWGEDELELLQAGARMIAAHWEREAAHARLTELVASKDEFVAGVSHELRTPLTAVVGLAQELRDHLTSFTNDEIAEFVALIAQQGTDVAHIVEDLLVAARADIDGVTVVPQPVQLVDELAAILVGLSELKASRVGVTGNTVKVDADPARFRQVVRNLVTNALRYGGPHIEVVLSKSDAHGILEVRDDGPGIPEEHRTAVFDAYHRAHDPKGQPASVGLGLTVSRHLARLMGGELDYRFEDGWSVFSLRLPRSVE
- a CDS encoding histidine phosphatase family protein produces the protein MKRLILLRHAKSDWNAEFGSDHSRPLNERGMAAARAIGVALARSDQTPDLVVSSSALRAQSTAFLAADTGGWNCEIRITDELYGTSAGSVLSIVTDTADDVARLMLVGHEPTWSTTAGVLIGGGRVRVTTGSAVAIDLPSWELAEPGRGELAWMLTPRLFTDGEWDLGNMAPDSG